The segment ACCTAGTGGACAGGGATTCCATTATACAGAGTACAAACCTGAAGTGGCAACAGGACTCATGCTAAAGCAACACTCAGAATAATGTTAGGGCCAAAGTATATGTTAAGAAGAAATCAAAGGAGAAAGGAAGACTGACAAGTGGCAGCCAGATAAGGAGAGTTCAAGATGATCAATCAAGCCAGGAAAGTATTATGAGTCAAAGGCAGCAGGTAATGGAAGCTAGGAGCATGTACCAGATCCTAGGGGAATTAAAAGATGAGGTGACATTCTCTGAGAGAAACAGCAGGCGCGAAGGAGTGGAAAAAGGAGTATAAAAAGACTTGGAGgacagagaaaaagaagagtATTGGAGAAGTAAAGGAAGGGTAGGGAGAGACAGCCTCTCGAAAAGCTGGAGCAGGTTTGGGGATTGTAAAGGGAACTGAGTACCTTGTTCTTTTGAATGTATTTTGCTATGGATATGTAACATTGACAGGAAACTTGATTGTTGAATGTAACATTCCattaatgaatgaaataaaTTCATATGTTTTGCTGTGAATGAATCTCTGTCTGTGAATTAATTACATTGAATATATCACATTGGAGAAAACAATCTGGAATATCCTTAACGGCTTGAGTAGTTGGACTGGTGGAAGACACTTCTGGAAAAGCTGCTGCAGAAAATGCTTCAGTCATCAGCATAGAAGAGCACTGCAGTAGGGAGTAGTTCTGCTCCATCTGAAGGTCTGTATCAGAATCTTGTTGCAATTTTATATGAGACTATCATTTTCTCCTCCATCAGTCACCCTGTTACTGCACTtataactataaagatagttAGCAGTGCCAGGAGCGGGAGCTGCATCAGCCTCACTTTCTGTCTTTCTACCCATAAGCTTCTCCAGGATTACACAGACGAAGAATCTCCAAAACGTCTTTCATCGAAGGCCTATTGTTTGGCGAGGTGCTTGTACAAATAAGTCCTAGTTTATATACTGTGGTCATTTGTTCCAGGTAATCTGGTTCCTTTATCTCTGGGTCGAAAACATCCATGATAGGCTTTTCTTCTGCATAGTGTCTCCATGCCCATTCTGCAAGGTTCGTATGTTCATCTCCGTTATTTGCTTCTTTCCCTGTCACCAACTCCAGCAATACCACTCCAAAGCTGTAGATATCAATCTTTTCATTCACTTTTGTTGTGTAAGCATACTCtgcaatgaaataaaagaattacGTTGATGCGGATGCTACAATTTGTGttatgaaaagaacaaaaattatcaGTTTGTGAATGCTTCTTACCCGGAGCAAAATAACCAAAAGAGCCTGCCACCGCAGACATTGTGTGAGGCTCTCCCTGTTTAGCCAACATCTTAGCCAGTCCAAAATCTGCAATTTTTGCTTGGAATTCAGAATCTAACAAGATATTGTTAGACTTTACGTCTCGGTGAATGATCTGAGGTGTGCAGTCATGGTGCATATAGCATAGACCTTGGGCAGCTCCGGTGGCAATCTGAAGTCTCGTTGGCCACTCGAGAACAACATGATGAACTGAATTGGTCCCTGGTGCAGATCTTCTCTTCCTTGCATGAAGCCATCTATCCAGGCTTTGGTTTTGCATATACTCATACACAAGAAGCTTTGAGTTCTCACTCGAAATGCAGCACCACAACTTAACTATATTTGAATGCCGAATCGTGCCCAATATTTGAATCTCTGCAATAAACTCCTTCTCCAACTTTTCATCCAGTTTTCTGTTATTCCAGATCCTTTTCACAGCAACGAATTCACCTGAACCGTTGATGGCAATCCGGTAGACCTGTCCTGAGCCCCCACTTCCAATCAGATTACTTTCTGTCAAATTTGACAGAATGTTTGATTCTGTGAAATCCAGCCTATGGAAGGAGGTGAGCTTCCATGTCGCAAGCTCTTGCTTTTGCGTTTTATTCTGGTAGTCTCTAAACACAAACAAGCCCAATAAAACTGCAACTAAGAGAACAAAGAATGCAAGAGCTAAAATCACAGCAAGGTGTTTGGGCGAAATTTTGCTGGAGCCACGGTGTTCGGTGTTGCAACTTGGAAGGTTAAGAATTGGAGTATCAACACAAAGATTGGAGTTGTTAAAGAAACTGTCTTCATATGCAAGGTTATTGAGCTCTTTTGGGATCTCTCCTGAAAGTTTGTTGGATGACAGGTTGAGAAGTGTAAGCCTCAACCGACCCAATTCAGGTGGGATTTCGCCAGAGAATTGATTCCCTGATAGATCTAAATAAAGCAGAACGGGAAAAGACCCAAATGCTGCAGGGATTTTACCAGAAATTTGATTCCTGGAAAGATTCAACTTAGTAAGTGTCTGCCAGGAAATTATATGGGAAGGCAGTGCACTTGAAAGTTGATTGCCATCAAGTAGTAGACTATTGAGACGAGAAAGACTAGTTAACTCCACCGGAATTTCACCAGAGAAGAGGTTGTTGCTTGCCTCAAAAACACTCAAATTTTTCCAGGAAGCAACTCCAGGAGGGATTTGCCCTGAAAATCTGTTGTCACTGATTTCCAGCCTTGTCAAATTCCATGCCAATTTGCTAGGCAACCGACCCGAAAAAGAATTGTTGCTCAGCATCAAGGTTGACAGATTGAAAGCTGTGCAGATGCCCGACAGAATCTCTCCGGAGAAGTTGTTGTCGTAAAGTTGAACAGTGCGCAAAGTGCTACAATTTCCAAGCGATTTTGGCACCTGGCCGCTAAGATTGTTAGAGAAAGCAACCACTCCTGTCAAAACACCAGCAGCACATAAATGTTGCGGCAGGGGACCGCTGAATTGATTAGAAGACACCTCAAATGCTAGAAGCTTTGAATAGAGTCCTAATTCTGGTGGCAAGACTCCACTCAGCTTGTTCTCAAACACGCGAAAAACTGTCACAGAAGGCATTAGGCCTATACTTGAAGGCAACTCTCCGGAAAACTGATTTGAAAAGAGATTAAACAGTTGCAGATGTTGCAACTTCCCAAAGTCTTCTGGTATGGAACCGGTTAAATTATTGGCCGAAAGATCAAGCTCAACCAAATTCCGATTTTCAAACGAATTGGGCAACTCCCCAGATAGCTTATTGTGGAAGAGATACAAGAAAGTTAagttctttaatgaaaacaatcCAGCAGGAATAGGGCCTGTCAAGTTATTTATTGCCAAAGAGAGGGTCACAAGATTAGTAAGATTAGTGAGAGATTCCGGGATTTCACCCATCAAGTTTGCTTCATTAATCCACAAAATCTGCAACTTCTTTAACTTTCCAAATTCGACTGGAATTCTAGCAGGTTTAAACTTGCTATTCATAGCCAATCCCAGCACTTCGAGATTAGATAAGTCACCGAGTTCTTTCGGAAACGTGCCG is part of the Mangifera indica cultivar Alphonso chromosome 13, CATAS_Mindica_2.1, whole genome shotgun sequence genome and harbors:
- the LOC123194110 gene encoding receptor-like protein kinase HSL1; protein product: MPKLPFLFTVLLVTIFVLLLISMPIQVNSQIPNAKELSILLNLKKELGNPPSLNSWNTTSSPCDWPEINCTENSVTGIWLSNKTITRNIPPTICNLKNLTILDLSVNDIPGEFPGILNCTRLQILDLSQNLFVGPIPDSIDRLSALQYINFGGNNFSGDIPPSISRLSQLHTLYLYQNEFDGTFPKELGDLSNLEVLGLAMNSKFKPARIPVEFGKLKKLQILWINEANLMGEIPESLTNLTNLVTLSLAINNLTGPIPAGLFSLKNLTFLYLFHNKLSGELPNSFENRNLVELDLSANNLTGSIPEDFGKLQHLQLFNLFSNQFSGELPSSIGLMPSVTVFRVFENKLSGVLPPELGLYSKLLAFEVSSNQFSGPLPQHLCAAGVLTGVVAFSNNLSGQVPKSLGNCSTLRTVQLYDNNFSGEILSGICTAFNLSTLMLSNNSFSGRLPSKLAWNLTRLEISDNRFSGQIPPGVASWKNLSVFEASNNLFSGEIPVELTSLSRLNSLLLDGNQLSSALPSHIISWQTLTKLNLSRNQISGKIPAAFGSFPVLLYLDLSGNQFSGEIPPELGRLRLTLLNLSSNKLSGEIPKELNNLAYEDSFFNNSNLCVDTPILNLPSCNTEHRGSSKISPKHLAVILALAFFVLLVAVLLGLFVFRDYQNKTQKQELATWKLTSFHRLDFTESNILSNLTESNLIGSGGSGQVYRIAINGSGEFVAVKRIWNNRKLDEKLEKEFIAEIQILGTIRHSNIVKLWCCISSENSKLLVYEYMQNQSLDRWLHARKRRSAPGTNSVHHVVLEWPTRLQIATGAAQGLCYMHHDCTPQIIHRDVKSNNILLDSEFQAKIADFGLAKMLAKQGEPHTMSAVAGSFGYFAPEYAYTTKVNEKIDIYSFGVVLLELVTGKEANNGDEHTNLAEWAWRHYAEEKPIMDVFDPEIKEPDYLEQMTTVYKLGLICTSTSPNNRPSMKDVLEILRLCNPGEAYG